The following coding sequences lie in one Xanthomonas hortorum pv. pelargonii genomic window:
- a CDS encoding response regulator: MSVLRGIRVLVVENDDMNAMLLELQLVQAGAAVLGPVGEVAEALQLINADAPDIAVLDYRLGNGQTSEPIARLLSELGIPFVLATGVASGSIPSGFERGVILTKPYLSEELVGALSRARQLSDANS, translated from the coding sequence ATGTCGGTGTTGCGTGGAATTCGGGTACTCGTGGTCGAAAACGATGACATGAATGCCATGCTGCTCGAGTTGCAGCTCGTCCAGGCTGGCGCCGCCGTGCTGGGCCCTGTTGGAGAAGTCGCCGAAGCGTTGCAGCTGATCAATGCCGACGCGCCCGATATTGCAGTGCTGGATTACCGTCTCGGCAATGGTCAGACCAGCGAGCCGATCGCTCGGCTGTTGTCGGAGCTCGGAATTCCGTTCGTGCTGGCCACCGGTGTTGCCAGCGGCAGCATCCCGAGCGGCTTCGAACGCGGCGTGATCCTGACCAAGCCCTATTTGTCCGAAGAACTCGTCGGTGCTCTGTCCAGGGCGCGGCAGCTGAGCGACGCAAACAGCTAA